A DNA window from Castanea sativa cultivar Marrone di Chiusa Pesio chromosome 7, ASM4071231v1 contains the following coding sequences:
- the LOC142644542 gene encoding putative inactive heme oxygenase 2, chloroplastic produces MTYAYLRKTGLERSEALEKDLERLGQQGFVIPEPSGPGISYAKYLGETFREEYCSCAISRIFSEKLLEGRELEFFRWEGDVAELIKDVREKLNMFGEEISNTYLLDEEEEEKEEKFEMVEEEE; encoded by the exons ATGACGT aTGCCTATCTCAGAAAAACAGGATTGGAACGATCAGAAGCTCTTGAAAAAGATTTAGAGAGACTTGGGCAGCAAGGGTTTGTGATTCCTGAACCTAGCGGTCCGGGGATTTCTTATGCCAAGTATTTGGGGGAAACTTTCAGAGAAGAGTATTGTTCATGTGCCATTTCTAGAATAT TTTCTGAGAAGCTCCTAGAAGGAAGGGAGTTGGAGTTCTTCAGATGGGAGGGCGATGTTGCAGAGTTGATAAAAGATGTTCGCGAGAAGCTCAACATGTTTGGAGAG GAGATCTCTAATACTTATCTGTTGGATGAAGAGGAGgaggaaaaggaagaaaagtttgagatggtggaggaggaggagtag